The following are from one region of the Phormidium sp. PBR-2020 genome:
- a CDS encoding AMIN domain-containing protein: protein MKHYLGLGGLCLGAAVVLAAPASTLATPTEVTGIELRETPSGVMLMMETAGGDRPQIFLVRRGNSMVADLVNTKLRLPQGQEYSQNNPVPGIASLVVTPLDANSTRVIVTGAGDSAPEGEIVQEVSRGIALNYRRAADAPTTAASPPPGINGDPQGQSNVAQQQQQAQQQQQAQQQQQAQQRPGSSDVLVPNPGVEIDGVRVDAPTRVNPAPPFQPRAVAPPVGDISVSSVDTSSYSISLGTAQRVPRLVLREAPVEEVLSLLARAAGLNLAYVASDNDNGNGRRTISLDIEDEAVQDVFNNVLRLSGLDANREGNTIVVGERLPDSARPIISRTVRLNQLTLIDARNFLVSQGAEINEVSVQQQIQAQSLGEGTAPITTTSTTTQVELIAADRRDQPYQGHAALPLRGVLVSIGQRQQSADGPGTELTLVGDPRKVDMATQLLTQLETRRRQVAVNVKIVDISLSNQDNFNASFSFGVGDTFVSSDGGAATVIFGGGNPPSSTTTRDGFASPPVIQNPFGGTETFIDLSRSTRVPGAGEPGRQIIQEDPETGQVTIRREPPPEGSDLFFDREAAISQEDPFNVGIVERELAEDTVITLEPVFDDDGNFTGRFSPNVQEGQRGSITQSVADLFQFPTRFLAQLQAQVISGNAKILTDPTLVIQEGQTANVNLTNQVVQDVTVDFTDTPSGQRETRDVNLRDVGLQLSVQVDRIDDNGFVSLRVNPSVTAPVGQENLGNGQFVTLVQERSVSSGRIRLRDGQTLILSGIIQDTDRTTVSKVPILGDIPLLGSLFRSTNRTNERQEVVVLLTPNILNDSDPNNFGYTYTPGRDAREVLQQQRNFTFPQPQQ from the coding sequence GTGAAACATTATCTCGGACTCGGCGGATTGTGCCTTGGAGCAGCCGTTGTTCTGGCAGCCCCGGCCTCCACATTGGCTACGCCCACGGAGGTGACCGGAATTGAGCTGCGTGAAACCCCCTCTGGGGTAATGTTAATGATGGAGACGGCTGGCGGCGATCGCCCCCAGATTTTCCTGGTTCGGCGTGGCAATTCCATGGTCGCCGACCTCGTTAACACCAAGCTACGACTGCCCCAAGGTCAAGAGTACAGTCAGAACAACCCGGTCCCCGGCATCGCCTCTCTCGTCGTGACCCCCCTCGATGCCAACAGTACCCGCGTCATCGTCACCGGTGCTGGAGACAGCGCCCCCGAGGGAGAAATTGTCCAAGAAGTCAGCCGAGGCATTGCCCTCAACTACCGCAGGGCCGCTGATGCTCCCACAACCGCCGCCTCACCACCTCCAGGCATCAATGGCGACCCCCAAGGACAAAGCAACGTCGCCCAACAACAGCAACAGGCTCAACAACAGCAACAGGCTCAACAACAGCAACAAGCCCAACAACGACCGGGCAGTTCTGACGTTCTTGTTCCCAACCCTGGGGTTGAAATTGATGGCGTTCGCGTTGATGCCCCTACTCGCGTCAACCCGGCGCCTCCCTTCCAGCCTCGGGCCGTCGCACCTCCAGTGGGCGATATTTCCGTCTCTTCCGTCGATACCTCCAGCTACAGCATCAGCCTAGGGACAGCTCAACGGGTTCCCCGATTAGTCCTGCGAGAGGCCCCAGTTGAAGAAGTGTTGTCTCTACTCGCTCGTGCCGCAGGGTTGAACTTGGCTTACGTTGCTAGTGACAACGATAACGGCAATGGACGGCGTACCATCTCCCTCGACATCGAGGATGAGGCGGTTCAGGATGTCTTCAACAATGTTCTCCGTCTGAGCGGTTTAGACGCCAACCGAGAAGGCAACACCATCGTCGTTGGTGAACGTCTCCCTGACTCGGCACGCCCCATTATCAGCCGCACCGTTCGTTTGAATCAACTGACCCTCATTGATGCCCGCAACTTTCTAGTCTCTCAAGGGGCAGAAATCAATGAAGTCAGTGTGCAGCAACAGATTCAAGCTCAATCCCTGGGAGAAGGGACTGCTCCTATCACCACCACCAGCACGACAACTCAAGTCGAGCTAATTGCAGCAGATCGCCGTGATCAACCCTATCAAGGTCATGCAGCTTTGCCTTTACGAGGCGTTTTGGTCTCCATCGGACAGCGACAACAATCAGCAGATGGTCCCGGTACGGAGTTAACCCTGGTGGGAGACCCGCGCAAAGTGGACATGGCAACCCAACTGTTGACTCAACTTGAAACCCGCCGTCGTCAGGTTGCGGTTAACGTCAAGATTGTTGATATTTCTCTGAGTAACCAAGATAACTTCAACGCCAGTTTCTCCTTTGGTGTTGGCGATACCTTTGTCTCCAGTGATGGGGGAGCCGCAACGGTCATCTTTGGTGGTGGGAATCCCCCAAGTAGTACTACCACGCGGGATGGGTTTGCATCTCCACCCGTGATTCAGAATCCCTTTGGGGGTACGGAAACCTTTATTGATTTGTCTCGAAGCACTCGCGTTCCTGGAGCTGGAGAGCCGGGACGGCAGATTATTCAAGAGGATCCCGAGACCGGACAAGTTACGATTCGTCGTGAGCCGCCACCAGAGGGAAGTGACCTCTTCTTTGATCGCGAAGCCGCCATCAGCCAAGAAGATCCTTTTAACGTCGGCATTGTTGAGCGTGAACTAGCTGAAGACACAGTCATCACCCTAGAACCAGTGTTTGATGATGATGGAAACTTTACTGGGCGCTTTAGTCCCAATGTTCAGGAAGGACAACGGGGCAGTATAACCCAAAGTGTCGCGGATCTATTCCAATTCCCCACGCGCTTCCTAGCACAGCTTCAGGCACAAGTCATTAGTGGTAACGCCAAAATTCTCACAGACCCAACCTTAGTGATTCAGGAAGGACAAACTGCTAATGTGAATCTCACCAACCAGGTTGTTCAGGATGTGACGGTGGACTTCACAGATACGCCCTCGGGACAACGGGAAACTCGTGACGTTAACTTGCGCGATGTGGGCTTGCAATTGAGTGTCCAGGTCGATCGCATTGACGATAACGGCTTTGTCTCGTTACGGGTTAACCCCAGTGTGACAGCGCCAGTCGGTCAAGAAAACCTCGGGAATGGTCAGTTTGTTACCCTGGTTCAAGAGCGGTCTGTATCCTCAGGACGGATTCGCTTGCGAGATGGTCAAACCCTGATCCTATCGGGAATCATCCAAGATACCGATCGCACTACAGTTAGTAAGGTCCCCATTTTGGGAGATATTCCCTTATTGGGGTCGCTGTTCCGCAGTACGAACCGTACCAATGAACGTCAAGAGGTGGTGGTTCTGTTAACCCCCAACATCCTCAACGATTCCGATCCCAATAACTTCGGGTACACCTATACCCCTGGTCGGGATGCGCGAGAGGTGCTTCAGCAACAGCGTAACTTCACCTTCCCCCAACCCCAGCAGTAA
- a CDS encoding response regulator — MHDLLAQHSLQILVIEDDPTTRLLLKRTLEREGYNITLAEDGVQGMDKALAISPALIISDWVMPELDGMELCRQVRSHPDLSGVFVILLSSRETVADRVQGLDAGADEFLSKPIDPNELRARVRAGLRQYQLNHQLKAANYDLMLTLQQLKQAQAQLIQSEKMSSLGQMVAGIAHEINNPINFIEGNLSFAQDYIQDLLNIIHLYQKYFPDVPEDLGMLLEDTDIDFLREDSKQLIDSMRVGAARIHQIINHLRNFSRLDEADMKRVDIHDGINSTLIMLQNRFRTGSGVEIEVYKHYGDLPKIDCYPGQLNQVFLNILHNAIYFLQEYVKSGNLKNPKIEISTRCIEEKETVEIIIWNNGLSIPEMLISKVFDPFFTTKPVGQGTGMGLSICYQIIVERHRGHIHCFTPPDGGTGFAIEIPRQQPEQNP, encoded by the coding sequence ATGCACGATCTACTGGCCCAACACTCGTTGCAAATCTTGGTGATCGAAGATGATCCCACCACCCGCTTGCTTCTTAAACGGACGTTAGAGAGGGAGGGATACAATATCACCCTAGCTGAAGATGGGGTGCAGGGGATGGATAAAGCCCTGGCCATTTCGCCGGCCCTGATTATCAGTGATTGGGTGATGCCGGAACTCGATGGTATGGAACTGTGCCGTCAGGTGCGATCGCATCCTGACTTATCTGGGGTGTTCGTGATTCTGCTATCATCTCGCGAAACCGTCGCCGACCGTGTTCAGGGCCTCGATGCCGGGGCTGATGAATTTCTCTCGAAACCCATTGATCCCAATGAACTCAGAGCCAGAGTACGCGCCGGATTACGGCAATATCAACTCAATCACCAACTGAAAGCCGCCAACTATGATTTAATGCTGACCCTGCAACAACTCAAGCAGGCCCAGGCACAACTGATTCAAAGTGAAAAAATGTCAAGTTTAGGGCAAATGGTGGCGGGAATTGCTCATGAGATCAATAATCCCATCAACTTTATTGAAGGTAATTTATCCTTTGCCCAGGACTATATTCAAGATTTACTGAATATCATTCATCTCTATCAAAAATACTTTCCTGATGTCCCTGAAGACCTGGGGATGTTGTTGGAAGATACGGATATTGACTTTTTAAGAGAAGACTCTAAACAACTTATCGATTCAATGCGAGTCGGGGCGGCAAGAATCCATCAGATTATCAATCACTTACGGAACTTTTCCCGTCTGGATGAAGCCGATATGAAGCGGGTGGATATCCATGACGGAATCAACAGCACGCTTATCATGCTGCAAAACCGTTTTAGAACCGGTAGTGGTGTGGAAATTGAGGTCTATAAACACTATGGGGACCTACCCAAAATTGATTGCTATCCAGGTCAACTCAACCAAGTGTTTTTAAATATCCTTCACAATGCCATTTACTTTCTACAAGAATATGTTAAAAGTGGCAATTTAAAGAATCCGAAGATCGAGATATCCACTCGATGTATTGAAGAAAAAGAGACCGTAGAAATTATTATTTGGAATAATGGTTTAAGTATTCCTGAGATGTTAATCTCGAAAGTGTTTGACCCTTTCTTTACCACAAAACCCGTCGGACAAGGGACGGGAATGGGCCTGTCAATCTGTTATCAAATTATTGTGGAACGCCACCGGGGGCATATTCATTGTTTTACACCCCCGGATGGCGGGACTGGCTTTGCGATCGAGATTCCACGACAACAGCCTGAACAGAATCCTTAA
- a CDS encoding GTP-binding protein, with the protein MAIISKKICTIGDFSVGKTSLIRRFVEGKFSDRYLSTVGVKISRKPLEITNDAGENKSVQLLIWDLEGHTKFKSIAPSYLQGSSGALFVADVTRLETIERLSEHLDLFFSVNPKGVAIAGLNKSDLLEEDKLAHLQDKLKEEQGDRLTSIYLTSAKTGENVETIFSQMATLLI; encoded by the coding sequence ATGGCAATTATTTCTAAAAAAATCTGTACTATCGGAGATTTTAGTGTTGGCAAAACCAGCTTAATTCGTCGTTTTGTCGAAGGAAAGTTTAGCGATCGCTATTTATCCACGGTTGGGGTCAAGATTTCTCGGAAACCGCTTGAGATCACCAATGATGCTGGGGAGAATAAATCGGTTCAGCTTCTGATTTGGGACTTGGAGGGACATACCAAATTTAAGTCTATTGCCCCAAGTTATCTACAAGGGTCGTCGGGAGCTTTGTTTGTGGCCGATGTGACCCGCCTAGAGACCATTGAACGGTTGAGTGAGCATTTGGATTTGTTTTTCTCGGTGAATCCCAAGGGAGTGGCGATCGCCGGCTTAAATAAGTCGGACTTACTAGAGGAGGACAAGCTAGCCCATCTACAGGACAAGCTGAAGGAGGAACAGGGCGATCGCCTCACCTCTATCTATTTGACTTCAGCTAAAACTGGGGAAAATGTTGAGACCATTTTTTCCCAAATGGCGACATTGCTGATTTAA
- a CDS encoding diguanylate cyclase translates to MESETSPELLRQELAQLRLELEILQREKLDLEIMVENITEHADAIEVELRARNQDVQELNERLALANKELEQLASVDGLTGIANRRRFDITLEREWQRLTRDQKPFSLILGDIDYFKRYNDTYGHQAGDECLQKVCQACHSCAKRASDLAARYGGEEIAIILPDTDSIGAMYIAQEIRQRIRKLKIKHDASPIGNLISMSLGVATIIPQTQLKANVLINQADMALYRAKQNGRNRIVLFHKSL, encoded by the coding sequence GTGGAATCGGAAACATCACCAGAGCTTCTGCGTCAAGAACTTGCCCAGCTCCGTCTGGAACTAGAGATCTTACAGCGTGAAAAACTCGATCTTGAGATTATGGTCGAGAATATCACCGAACACGCCGATGCCATTGAGGTGGAATTACGGGCGCGTAATCAGGATGTACAAGAGTTAAATGAGAGATTAGCCCTCGCCAATAAGGAACTCGAACAGCTCGCCAGTGTCGATGGCTTAACGGGAATTGCCAATCGGCGGCGCTTTGACATAACCTTAGAGCGGGAATGGCAACGGCTGACGCGCGATCAAAAGCCGTTCTCCCTCATTTTAGGGGATATTGACTACTTCAAACGCTACAACGACACCTACGGCCATCAAGCTGGAGATGAGTGTTTACAAAAAGTCTGCCAAGCCTGTCATAGCTGTGCTAAACGGGCCAGTGACCTAGCGGCCCGCTACGGGGGTGAGGAGATTGCCATTATCCTACCTGATACCGACTCCATTGGCGCGATGTACATTGCCCAAGAGATTCGCCAGCGGATTCGCAAACTCAAGATTAAACACGACGCCTCACCCATTGGTAATCTCATTAGTATGAGTTTGGGAGTTGCCACGATTATTCCCCAAACCCAACTCAAAGCCAATGTGCTGATTAACCAAGCCGACATGGCCCTTTATCGTGCCAAGCAGAATGGACGCAACCGGATCGTGCTATTTCACAAAAGTCTTTGA
- a CDS encoding OmpA family protein encodes MTSPDSEAPNSNQKALSDLEALSALQELLSELTQESSSSNAGSSLPPTANPAPANNSGASEAHRLENLATPEESPLPREIPSTSPPPPPPSASISSSPRSHPQRSRAKFSSPSPTPASPLSPIPNPELRQLQAQVDDLQQQLDRATDSMGPLMPVIQEILTSLSPVELRNEVIQALVPEIDRVIRERSQQNPHAMQEAFAEILPGAMTAEIQRNPKQIANAIGPEMGAAIHRQIQLDRNAIRDALAPEIGRFIKAQIELERDSMVDALYPVIGNTIAKYMTEAVRDINRKVENTLSFEGVRRKVRARLQGVSEAELILRESFPFKVRAAFLIHKHSGLVMCEAQVSESEQLESDMIGGMLTAIRSFASDCIVTPGGTSELQEIEYETFNLVMEVAGYCYVAVVAEGEMPKSFVNNLRNTLGYIVQKSGDTIENYDGDPETIPPLVENRLQMLVESANFRETEEQRRNRPPILLGMLGLLLLGFGVWGGLRIWQGRVLAQARQVLRSQPSLAVYRLNANMNWRTLVLSGEVPSESLRSQAEEAVQGVFPQRSLDNRILAVQVPPTPELTAAEFERTLAALNSLDEVSLEGEIQGSEVRLWGELANQNRAQAVTRAFEGIPGVTTVTHTGGRPSSPLTERIYFDSGATAITEPEQQQILEALAEVLLESPEIRLRVVGHTDSIGSPILNQEIAQDRAEAVQGVLIERGISADRLEIQGSIDPPPDLEDPTNDALSRTVRWEVL; translated from the coding sequence ATGACCTCTCCTGATTCAGAAGCCCCGAACTCCAATCAAAAAGCGCTGAGTGACCTCGAAGCTCTCAGCGCTTTGCAGGAGCTTCTGAGTGAGTTAACCCAAGAGTCATCTTCCTCGAACGCTGGTTCATCGCTCCCCCCAACGGCAAACCCTGCCCCCGCCAACAACTCGGGGGCTTCAGAGGCTCACCGCTTAGAGAATTTAGCCACTCCCGAAGAATCCCCTCTACCTCGGGAGATCCCCAGCACCTCCCCACCGCCACCCCCCCCGAGTGCCTCCATTTCCTCCTCCCCCCGCTCTCATCCCCAGCGCTCCAGGGCAAAATTTTCTTCCCCTAGTCCCACCCCCGCCTCGCCTCTAAGCCCCATTCCCAACCCAGAATTGCGTCAACTGCAAGCCCAAGTCGATGACTTGCAGCAGCAACTCGATCGCGCTACGGACTCCATGGGGCCGCTGATGCCCGTCATTCAGGAAATCCTCACGAGCTTGTCCCCCGTCGAACTCCGTAATGAGGTGATTCAGGCCCTGGTTCCCGAAATTGACCGAGTGATTCGTGAGCGATCGCAGCAAAACCCCCATGCGATGCAGGAAGCCTTCGCCGAAATTCTACCGGGGGCAATGACTGCTGAAATTCAGCGCAACCCCAAACAGATCGCCAACGCCATTGGCCCGGAAATGGGGGCAGCTATCCATCGGCAGATTCAACTCGATCGCAATGCCATTCGCGATGCTCTCGCTCCGGAAATTGGCCGCTTTATCAAGGCTCAAATTGAACTGGAACGGGACTCGATGGTGGATGCCCTCTATCCGGTGATTGGCAATACCATCGCCAAGTATATGACCGAGGCGGTGCGGGATATTAATCGCAAGGTTGAGAATACTCTTAGTTTTGAAGGGGTACGGCGCAAGGTTCGGGCGCGATTACAAGGCGTCTCAGAAGCGGAGTTGATTTTACGGGAGTCGTTCCCCTTTAAAGTGCGAGCCGCCTTTTTGATTCATAAACATTCCGGCTTGGTGATGTGCGAAGCTCAAGTTTCTGAGTCAGAACAGCTAGAGTCGGACATGATTGGGGGAATGCTGACCGCAATTCGTAGTTTTGCGTCAGATTGTATTGTGACCCCAGGTGGCACGTCTGAATTGCAAGAAATTGAGTATGAAACCTTCAACTTAGTGATGGAAGTTGCGGGCTACTGTTATGTTGCGGTGGTCGCGGAAGGGGAGATGCCGAAATCCTTTGTCAATAATCTCCGCAATACCCTGGGCTATATTGTGCAGAAATCGGGGGATACCATTGAAAATTACGATGGAGACCCCGAGACAATTCCCCCCCTGGTGGAAAATCGCCTACAAATGCTGGTGGAGTCGGCCAATTTCCGGGAAACGGAGGAACAGCGGCGCAATCGACCGCCGATTTTGTTGGGGATGTTAGGGCTGTTGTTGTTGGGATTTGGGGTTTGGGGAGGCTTGCGCATTTGGCAGGGACGAGTTTTGGCCCAAGCGCGGCAGGTGTTGCGATCGCAGCCCTCGTTGGCCGTCTATCGCCTCAATGCCAATATGAATTGGCGTACGTTAGTTTTATCAGGGGAAGTGCCTAGCGAAAGTTTGCGATCGCAGGCAGAAGAGGCGGTTCAGGGCGTTTTCCCTCAGCGATCTTTGGACAATCGCATTTTAGCGGTGCAAGTTCCCCCAACTCCAGAACTGACAGCGGCCGAGTTTGAGCGCACCCTGGCGGCGTTGAATAGTCTTGATGAGGTCTCCTTGGAGGGTGAGATTCAGGGAAGCGAGGTGCGTCTCTGGGGAGAGTTAGCGAATCAGAATCGGGCCCAGGCGGTGACTCGGGCCTTTGAGGGGATTCCTGGCGTAACCACGGTGACTCATACTGGCGGCCGGCCCAGTTCTCCCCTAACCGAACGGATTTATTTTGATTCGGGTGCAACTGCCATTACGGAACCGGAGCAACAGCAGATTCTTGAGGCCTTGGCCGAGGTATTGTTAGAGTCTCCCGAGATTCGCTTGCGCGTGGTGGGTCATACGGACAGCATTGGTTCTCCGATATTGAATCAAGAAATTGCTCAAGACCGAGCCGAGGCCGTCCAAGGGGTTTTGATTGAACGGGGAATTTCTGCGGACCGGTTAGAGATTCAGGGATCGATTGATCCTCCCCCAGATCTTGAAGATCCAACAAATGATGCCTTAAGTCGCACGGTTCGCTGGGAAGTTTTGTAA
- the gatB gene encoding Asp-tRNA(Asn)/Glu-tRNA(Gln) amidotransferase subunit GatB, giving the protein MTIAAPTKTQYEAVIGLETHCQLATETKIFSQSSTAFGAEPNTHIDPICLGLPGVLPVLNEKVLEYSVKTGLALNCQIAPYSKFDRKQYFYPDLPKNYQISQYDLPIAEHGWLEIELIDDDGNPYRKRIGITRLHMEEDAGKLVHAGSDRLSGSAYSLVDYNRAGVPLMEIVSEPDIRSGKEAAEYGQELRRIVRYLGVSDGNMQEGSLRCDVNISIRPVGQAEFGTKVEIKNMNSFSAIQKAIDFEIERQIECLNSGEPIVQETRLWEENSQQTISMRVKEGSSDYRYFPEPDLCPIEVSVEQRDAWKGELPQLPAQKRHYYEETLGLSAYDTRVLTEERDVAEYFESVVAAGAPAKLAANWVMGDITGYINEGKLKITEIALTPAILAELIGLIEQGTISGKIAKEILPELLEKGGSAKALVESKGMTQISDSGELERIIDELLAANPDKVEQYRAGKTKLQGFFVGQVMKLTSGRADPKLTNQLLTPKLKGN; this is encoded by the coding sequence ATGACCATCGCTGCCCCCACGAAAACGCAGTATGAAGCTGTGATCGGCTTAGAAACCCACTGTCAGCTTGCCACCGAGACCAAGATTTTTTCCCAGTCCTCCACCGCCTTTGGTGCCGAGCCGAACACCCACATCGATCCCATCTGTCTAGGACTTCCGGGGGTGCTGCCGGTTCTGAATGAGAAAGTCTTGGAATACTCCGTTAAGACGGGTCTGGCCCTCAACTGTCAGATTGCCCCCTATAGTAAGTTTGACCGCAAGCAGTATTTCTATCCTGATCTGCCCAAGAATTATCAAATTTCTCAATATGACTTGCCCATTGCTGAGCATGGCTGGCTAGAAATTGAGCTGATTGACGATGACGGCAATCCCTATCGCAAGCGCATTGGTATCACTCGCCTGCATATGGAAGAAGATGCCGGCAAACTGGTTCATGCTGGGAGCGATCGCCTTTCCGGGTCCGCCTACTCTCTCGTGGACTATAACCGGGCCGGTGTTCCCCTGATGGAGATTGTCTCGGAACCGGATATTCGTTCAGGTAAAGAAGCAGCAGAGTATGGCCAAGAACTGCGGCGCATTGTCCGCTATCTCGGGGTCAGCGATGGCAATATGCAGGAAGGCTCCCTACGCTGTGATGTGAATATTTCCATTCGTCCCGTTGGCCAAGCGGAGTTCGGGACGAAGGTGGAAATTAAAAACATGAACTCCTTTAGTGCCATTCAAAAGGCGATCGACTTTGAGATTGAGCGTCAGATTGAATGCCTAAACTCCGGGGAGCCGATTGTCCAAGAAACTCGTCTCTGGGAGGAAAACAGCCAACAGACCATCAGTATGCGGGTTAAGGAAGGCTCGAGTGACTATCGCTACTTCCCAGAACCCGATTTATGTCCTATTGAAGTCTCCGTGGAGCAGCGGGACGCCTGGAAAGGGGAACTCCCCCAACTCCCGGCCCAAAAACGCCATTATTACGAAGAGACTCTCGGCTTATCTGCCTATGACACCCGCGTTCTCACAGAAGAGCGAGATGTGGCCGAGTATTTCGAGTCCGTCGTGGCGGCGGGGGCCCCGGCTAAACTGGCGGCCAACTGGGTGATGGGAGATATCACCGGCTATATCAATGAGGGCAAACTCAAGATTACGGAGATTGCTCTGACTCCAGCAATTTTGGCGGAACTCATCGGCTTGATTGAGCAGGGAACCATCAGTGGCAAAATTGCCAAGGAAATTCTGCCGGAGTTGTTAGAGAAGGGAGGTTCCGCCAAAGCCTTAGTGGAGTCGAAGGGAATGACCCAGATTTCCGACTCGGGAGAGTTGGAGCGGATTATCGATGAACTTCTGGCGGCAAACCCAGACAAGGTCGAGCAGTACCGAGCCGGTAAAACGAAACTCCAGGGCTTTTTTGTGGGACAGGTGATGAAACTTACCAGCGGACGAGCTGACCCCAAACTGACCAACCAACTCCTCACTCCCAAACTCAAAGGCAACTAG
- a CDS encoding PilN domain-containing protein translates to MYNIEINFLNDRPEYRPESVKAKPRRQRRDGSGNMPIIAGGAVAVAFLALVGGVGVYLSRVEIPNLQAERDELNQELGNYQRQEDRLRQIQEEVQQIRTQTDALAGVFNYISPWSALLQDLRDRTPLGVRIQNVQQSNESARNGPPPQRTESGRPPSVVTIEGIAQSFNDVNDFVLLLKESNLYMASGTHLVEAAVEDYRAQSITFSETRGRLALAPVVAFTIQTQVREVPATDILQELQRKGALGLVNRIQELQRRGVI, encoded by the coding sequence ATGTACAACATCGAAATCAATTTCCTCAACGATCGCCCTGAGTATCGTCCGGAGTCGGTGAAGGCAAAACCACGCCGACAACGACGGGATGGCTCGGGGAATATGCCGATCATAGCGGGGGGAGCCGTCGCTGTGGCCTTCCTAGCCTTGGTGGGTGGGGTCGGGGTTTACCTGTCTCGGGTTGAAATCCCCAACCTACAAGCTGAGCGGGATGAACTCAACCAAGAGTTAGGGAACTATCAGCGACAAGAGGATCGCTTACGACAGATTCAAGAGGAAGTTCAGCAAATCCGGACACAAACCGATGCTCTAGCCGGGGTCTTTAACTATATTTCTCCTTGGTCAGCACTGCTGCAAGACTTGCGCGATCGCACTCCCCTTGGGGTTCGCATCCAAAACGTGCAGCAAAGCAATGAATCGGCTCGCAACGGCCCACCTCCCCAACGCACTGAATCCGGTCGTCCTCCATCGGTGGTAACCATTGAAGGCATTGCTCAGTCTTTTAATGATGTCAATGACTTTGTGCTGTTACTCAAGGAGTCTAACCTTTACATGGCCTCGGGCACTCATTTGGTCGAGGCAGCGGTTGAAGACTATCGCGCTCAGAGTATCACCTTCAGCGAGACTCGTGGTCGCCTGGCTTTAGCACCCGTGGTCGCCTTTACCATCCAAACCCAGGTCCGTGAGGTTCCTGCAACGGATATCTTGCAAGAACTTCAGCGTAAAGGAGCATTGGGCTTAGTGAACCGTATCCAAGAACTTCAACGCAGAGGGGTAATTTAG
- the pilM gene encoding type IV pilus assembly protein PilM: MANLNFLKNIFSKAKNGIGIELSPDRINVMQLSKQRQGYKILHFISEEVPEGVMEEGQIIDLPSMSELIEAILNEHKLNPKHIATAIPSREAIVRLIPVPVELDDESQLRDYVNQEAGLYLPFPREEADVDFQKLGSFLDEDGVEKNQLLFVATRKEVVDSYISVFQEAGLSLDVMEVSSFSVLRCLQDQLQQFTSEEVVVTADLQFDSTEISVIVDGVPQFSRTIGIGSFQIQSALSEAMNLPPSRNTELLQGMTLPVNTGDSMTMGTMGGNNPGTSAMMKVLGELADEVRRSIDFYMNQSDVMDVAQLFLVGPGSSVGQLDEFFMQRLSIPTSQLDPVAALGLEMSEEEVPLVQRPGLGVVLGLGLREV, encoded by the coding sequence GTGGCTAACTTAAACTTCCTAAAAAACATCTTCTCCAAGGCCAAAAATGGCATTGGGATTGAACTGTCTCCCGATCGCATCAATGTGATGCAACTGAGTAAACAGCGTCAGGGTTATAAGATTCTACACTTCATCTCCGAGGAAGTCCCCGAAGGGGTGATGGAGGAGGGGCAAATCATTGACTTGCCCAGTATGTCAGAACTGATTGAAGCCATCTTGAATGAGCATAAACTCAATCCGAAACATATTGCCACGGCGATTCCCAGTCGCGAGGCGATCGTCCGCTTGATTCCTGTTCCCGTCGAACTCGACGATGAAAGTCAACTGCGGGATTATGTGAACCAAGAAGCGGGACTCTATCTGCCCTTCCCTCGGGAAGAGGCCGATGTGGACTTCCAAAAACTCGGCTCCTTCCTCGATGAAGATGGCGTGGAGAAAAACCAACTCTTGTTTGTGGCCACCCGTAAGGAAGTCGTTGACAGTTACATTAGTGTCTTTCAGGAGGCGGGATTGAGCCTGGATGTAATGGAGGTTAGCAGTTTTTCAGTGCTACGCTGTCTACAGGATCAGCTACAACAATTTACCTCAGAGGAGGTGGTGGTCACCGCTGACCTACAATTTGACAGCACTGAAATTTCTGTGATTGTCGATGGCGTGCCGCAGTTTTCCCGTACCATCGGGATCGGCAGCTTCCAAATTCAAAGTGCTCTCTCTGAAGCCATGAATCTACCCCCATCCCGGAATACAGAACTTCTACAAGGGATGACCTTGCCTGTGAACACGGGTGATAGTATGACCATGGGAACCATGGGCGGCAATAATCCCGGAACCAGTGCCATGATGAAAGTTCTCGGGGAACTCGCCGATGAGGTGCGTCGTTCCATTGACTTTTACATGAATCAAAGTGATGTCATGGATGTAGCCCAACTGTTTCTGGTGGGGCCCGGTAGTTCGGTGGGTCAACTCGATGAGTTTTTCATGCAGCGGCTGAGTATACCAACCAGCCAACTTGATCCGGTGGCTGCGTTAGGATTAGAGATGAGCGAAGAAGAGGTCCCCCTCGTCCAACGTCCCGGACTAGGGGTTGTCTTAGGTCTGGGACTACGGGAGGTCTAA